In Carya illinoinensis cultivar Pawnee chromosome 10, C.illinoinensisPawnee_v1, whole genome shotgun sequence, one DNA window encodes the following:
- the LOC122279847 gene encoding 3-oxoacyl-[acyl-carrier-protein] reductase FabG-like: MAKQGAEYLQEPWKQDLEGKVVMVTGASSGLGREYCLDLANAGCKIVAAARRVDRLNSLCHQINHLASSSASDSRGCRAVAVKLDVSADAPAIETSVQKAWDAFGHIDALINNAGVRGNVKSPLDLSEEEWDQVVNTNLKGTWLVSKYVCIRMRDAERGGSIINISSIAGLDRGQSPGAVAYASSKAGVNTLTKVMAMELGVYKIRVNSISPGIFKSEITQRLMQKDWLDKVVKKTVPLRTYGTSDPALTSLVRYLLHDSSEYVSGNIFIVDAGATLPGIPIFSSL; this comes from the exons ATGGCGAAGCAAGGCGCGGAGTATCTGCAGGAGCCATGGAAGCAGGACCTGGAGGGAAAAGTGGTTATGGTGACGGGGGCATCCTCCGGACTCGGCCGCGAATACTGTCTTGACCTCGCCAACGCCGGCTGCAAGATCGTGGCCGCCGCTCGCAGGGTCGACCGCCTCAACTCCCTCTGCCACCAAATCAATCACCTCGCTTCTTCTTCGGCGTCCGATTCCCGAGGTTGCCGAGCCGTGGCTGTAAAGCTAGACGTCTCTGCCGATGCTCCCGCCATTGAGACGTCTGTACAAAAAGCTTGGGACGCGTTCGGGCATATCGACGCCTTGATCAATAATGCGGGAGTTAGAG GTAATGTGAAATCTCCGTTAGACTTGTCTGAGGAGGAATGGGATCAGGTCGTCAACACAAACTTAAAAGGAACCTGGTTGGTGTCAAAGTATGTCTGCATACGCATGCGTGATGCGGAGCGTGGAGGATCAATCATTAACATATCTTCAATTGCTGGTCTTGACCGTGGGCAGTCGCCTGGAGCTGTCGCCTATGCGTCCTCAAAGGCAGGCGTAAACACCTTGACAAAG GTTATGGCTATGGAATTGGGAGTTTACAAAATTAGAGTGAATTCAATATCACCTGGCATTTTCAAATCTGAGATCACTCAGCGTCTCATGCAAAAAGATTGGCTGGATAAAGTGGTTAAGAAAACTGTCCCTTTAAGAACATATGGCACGTCCGATCCGGCATTAACATCACTTGTTCGATACTTACTACATGACTCTTCTGAATATGTTTCGGGCAACATTTTCATTGTCGATGCAGGTGCAACGCTACCGGGTATTCCTATTTTCTCTTCCCTTTGA